In the genome of Euzebya rosea, one region contains:
- a CDS encoding lipopolysaccharide biosynthesis protein, whose translation MAAVLVVSQGATALGSLGITFITAALLGPTGRGKYALLLQLIYGSAIVVAGGVERLAPSLVEARILGSEHGRARAFSAVGLILAGLSFAPSPEVALLREGVVVIGGALCFAGYSIARGLLIAERRTRDLLLQAFVGQVLGLAAISLFLRGRSDGVVGAVSLLSFSLAVSTLVIERTNRLEFLGHWRAWSYHAGLTMSGVALFATRRADRLLLPAFQNLATLGVYSVPATLGEMLGWPVQMLSEASMRPDGMAVQRFGMSRLVLALLGALLLIGPVVLYFVPLILGEQFAISWWLAFWLTVSGQAFAVSRLWVNRLISLGQTQAAASTDLISGMIGLIVYPILILGWSAEGAALASVLVYSSAALYAVRRLSRVVASEV comes from the coding sequence TTGGCCGCAGTTCTGGTTGTCTCACAGGGGGCGACGGCGCTCGGAAGTCTAGGTATAACCTTTATCACCGCCGCACTCTTGGGCCCGACTGGGCGTGGTAAGTATGCTCTCCTTCTGCAACTCATATATGGTTCTGCCATAGTTGTCGCTGGTGGCGTCGAGCGGCTTGCGCCGAGCTTGGTTGAAGCGAGGATTCTTGGATCCGAACATGGCCGAGCACGGGCTTTTAGCGCAGTCGGTCTGATATTGGCTGGGCTAAGCTTCGCTCCGTCTCCGGAGGTCGCTTTGCTTCGGGAAGGAGTTGTGGTCATCGGAGGCGCTCTCTGCTTTGCGGGCTACAGCATTGCGCGAGGACTGCTGATTGCTGAGCGGCGAACTCGTGATCTCCTGCTGCAAGCATTCGTCGGGCAAGTCCTAGGCTTGGCCGCGATTTCACTGTTCTTGAGGGGTCGATCTGATGGTGTCGTTGGGGCGGTATCTCTGCTCTCCTTTAGTCTGGCCGTCTCGACCCTTGTCATAGAACGTACAAACAGACTTGAGTTCCTGGGGCACTGGAGAGCGTGGTCCTACCACGCCGGCCTCACGATGTCTGGAGTAGCGCTATTTGCGACGCGTAGAGCCGACCGTCTATTGTTGCCAGCATTCCAGAATTTGGCCACGTTAGGTGTGTACTCGGTTCCGGCAACGTTGGGGGAAATGCTTGGGTGGCCCGTTCAGATGCTGTCAGAAGCGTCCATGCGTCCGGATGGAATGGCAGTGCAGCGATTCGGCATGAGTAGGCTAGTGCTGGCCCTGTTAGGTGCCCTCCTGCTGATAGGTCCAGTTGTACTCTACTTTGTACCGCTTATCTTAGGGGAACAGTTCGCCATATCTTGGTGGTTGGCGTTCTGGCTCACTGTTTCAGGTCAGGCGTTCGCCGTCTCCCGCCTCTGGGTGAATCGGCTAATCTCTCTCGGGCAAACACAAGCGGCGGCGTCGACAGATCTTATTAGCGGGATGATCGGGTTGATTGTCTACCCAATTCTGATACTTGGCTGGTCGGCAGAGGGTGCTGCGTTGGCGTCTGTTCTGGTCTACTCAAGTGCGGCGTTATATGCAGTGCGGAGGCTCTCCCGGGTAGTCGCTAGCGAGGTCTGA
- a CDS encoding acyl-CoA thioesterase, with translation MPANDTTDHDLTDPSFYDWFTTERVRFSDTDMVGHVNNVGHTALIETGRIAYAMELSGRVEVPFGRIMFVRLEVDFREDLYWPSHVDIGARIVGVGTSSFRIATGVFHEGACKTTAINVMVHLGDDRRAAPIPDDMRTVLEGELPG, from the coding sequence ATGCCTGCCAACGACACGACCGACCACGACCTGACCGACCCGTCCTTCTACGACTGGTTCACCACCGAGCGGGTCAGGTTCTCCGACACCGACATGGTCGGCCACGTCAACAACGTCGGGCACACCGCCCTGATCGAGACGGGACGGATCGCCTACGCCATGGAGCTGTCGGGCCGGGTGGAGGTGCCCTTCGGCCGCATCATGTTCGTCCGCCTCGAGGTCGACTTCCGCGAGGACCTGTACTGGCCCAGCCACGTCGACATCGGTGCGCGCATCGTCGGCGTCGGCACCTCCTCCTTCCGCATCGCCACCGGCGTGTTCCACGAGGGCGCCTGCAAGACCACGGCCATCAACGTCATGGTCCACCTCGGCGACGACCGCCGGGCCGCCCCCATCCCCGACGACATGCGTACGGTCCTGGAGGGCGAACTGCCCGGGTGA
- a CDS encoding cell wall-binding repeat-containing protein: protein MKTRTSALIVLGALLTALLPAAAAGASTSAADRLLAAGAGVGFGPAATQSAFAAQACGVDGTGDVVDLDNDDAAIDEGRADITNYCVNYGATTVTLSVTVDEATDPATDPNWQNSLLGIFIDTDEDGAGEFFAQLSSDSAGGALTASVEDRSTTPASEACDAGWTYNDGTTTLTFPASCVDSPDTIAVNPGVIYDQRVTDTDGVAAFDTVFEGDTGMSDPVGAGALPDGVTRLAGGERIATAIAISQQGWEDESTDTVVLARADLFPDALAGTPLAISLDAPILLTPTDSLSDLTSAEIGRVLGDDGTVVLLGGEAALSADVDLAVAALGYDTVRYGGPNRFATAVSIATDGLTTPDEVLLADGGDFQDALVGGTAAGTADEGDAAALLLTDGDTIPSETQAYLDTITGDDVTAIGTMASGASPGSPSIAGDSAAATSALVAEAYFPNPTAIGISRDDVFADGLTGGALVGNPDRGYGPLLLTPTDSLAAEVNDYIDANADTIDSAVIFGGVAAVSEDVEAEVADSI from the coding sequence ATGAAGACGCGCACTTCTGCACTCATCGTTCTCGGTGCCCTGCTGACGGCTCTGCTGCCGGCAGCCGCCGCCGGGGCATCGACCTCTGCCGCTGATCGCCTGCTCGCCGCAGGCGCCGGCGTCGGCTTCGGCCCGGCAGCCACCCAGTCCGCATTCGCCGCCCAGGCATGCGGTGTGGACGGCACCGGCGACGTGGTCGACCTGGACAACGACGACGCCGCGATCGACGAGGGTCGCGCAGACATCACCAACTACTGTGTCAACTACGGCGCCACCACCGTGACCCTCAGCGTCACCGTGGACGAGGCGACCGACCCGGCCACCGACCCCAACTGGCAGAACAGCCTGCTGGGCATCTTCATCGACACCGATGAAGACGGCGCTGGCGAGTTCTTCGCACAGCTGTCCTCCGACTCCGCAGGCGGTGCGCTCACCGCCTCGGTCGAGGACCGCAGCACCACGCCGGCTTCCGAGGCCTGCGACGCCGGCTGGACCTACAACGACGGCACCACCACGCTGACCTTCCCGGCCAGCTGCGTGGACAGCCCCGACACCATCGCGGTGAACCCGGGCGTCATCTACGACCAGCGGGTCACCGACACCGACGGCGTGGCGGCGTTCGACACCGTCTTCGAAGGCGACACGGGGATGTCCGACCCGGTCGGCGCTGGTGCGCTGCCCGACGGCGTCACCCGTCTGGCCGGCGGCGAGCGCATCGCCACCGCCATCGCCATCTCGCAGCAGGGCTGGGAGGACGAGTCGACCGACACCGTCGTGCTGGCCCGTGCTGACCTGTTCCCCGATGCCCTCGCCGGCACCCCGCTGGCGATCTCCCTCGACGCCCCGATCCTGCTGACCCCGACCGACAGCCTGTCGGACCTGACCAGCGCCGAGATCGGCCGTGTCCTTGGTGACGACGGCACCGTCGTGCTGCTGGGTGGCGAAGCGGCCCTGTCCGCCGACGTGGACCTGGCTGTCGCAGCCCTCGGCTACGACACCGTTCGCTACGGCGGTCCCAACCGCTTCGCGACGGCGGTCAGCATCGCAACCGACGGCCTGACCACCCCCGACGAGGTCCTCCTCGCCGACGGTGGCGACTTCCAGGACGCCCTGGTCGGTGGTACCGCAGCCGGCACCGCCGACGAAGGCGACGCCGCGGCGCTCCTGCTGACCGACGGCGACACCATCCCGTCCGAGACCCAGGCCTACCTCGACACCATCACCGGTGACGACGTGACCGCGATCGGCACCATGGCCTCCGGCGCCTCGCCCGGCAGTCCCTCCATCGCGGGCGACTCCGCAGCTGCTACCTCGGCCCTGGTTGCCGAGGCGTACTTCCCGAACCCCACCGCGATCGGCATCAGCCGGGACGACGTCTTCGCCGACGGCCTGACCGGTGGCGCCCTGGTCGGCAATCCCGACCGTGGGTACGGACCGCTGCTGCTGACCCCGACCGACAGCCTTGCGGCCGAGGTCAACGACTACATCGACGCCAACGCCGACACCATCGACTCTGCCGTGATCTTCGGTGGCGTCGCAGCCGTCAGCGAGGACGTCGAAGCTGAGGTCGCCGACTCCATCTAG
- a CDS encoding tyrosine-protein kinase domain-containing protein, with product MPETLVAGTPASPVIASVVTQWRRVLLVTVAAALLAFGVSALQPVEYTAEASLLLADPRNTGLFGETGVNFLDPSRYVRNQAEFAQSNTVLHRASILMDGRLDVQAIRDQSLIRPATDLDQLTIEATDSTANGAASLANALGEAYQAVVREESARSTQASLSELQAQRSDLQETIDRLDERLSTAPSDTSSRAERDAAVNQLISINSRIDQIAVDSVLFGSGVELFERAVAPRTPSAPTPIRNALLVGILGALGAGTFAWWRADERATADDRNDPSRMLKAPLLGTVPSFDELGLEGSVPTVEAPKSPAGEAYQFLVGALAFALAESGGRSVVLTSASPVDGKTVTCLNLAVAAAQDGRAVVLVDADTRVRGLTRRLAAKDTGGLPALADSRNDLADIVVPLTADEGKHVPFIPAKSLGDDTAAFFRTPGFRQAISRLKDVADLIIVDSPPLLLASDASAIATNVDGIVVVVARGTSLKLLAEMRERLDRIGTPVLGYIYTKAKLDGGGYGDYAYRYGYSYAYGYGETPADRRGSKASKGRRRNRGSAAETAMSE from the coding sequence ATGCCAGAGACCCTCGTCGCAGGTACGCCGGCGAGTCCAGTGATAGCCAGCGTGGTAACTCAGTGGCGTCGAGTGCTGCTCGTGACAGTTGCAGCGGCTCTGCTCGCTTTCGGCGTCTCGGCTCTTCAACCTGTTGAATACACAGCAGAGGCGTCGCTCCTTCTCGCCGACCCTCGGAACACAGGTTTATTCGGTGAGACCGGTGTGAACTTCTTGGATCCGTCCCGGTATGTGCGTAATCAGGCGGAGTTTGCCCAGTCGAACACGGTCCTTCATCGGGCTAGCATTCTCATGGACGGTCGCCTTGATGTACAGGCGATTCGGGATCAGAGCCTCATTCGCCCAGCCACTGATCTTGATCAATTGACCATCGAAGCGACCGATTCGACGGCGAACGGGGCGGCGAGTCTCGCAAACGCTTTAGGGGAGGCGTATCAAGCGGTCGTTCGCGAAGAGTCGGCGCGTTCAACCCAGGCATCCCTATCTGAGCTGCAAGCGCAACGATCGGATCTTCAGGAAACTATTGATCGATTGGACGAACGGTTGTCGACCGCGCCGAGCGATACCAGTTCCCGCGCGGAGCGTGATGCGGCGGTAAACCAACTGATCTCGATAAACAGCCGGATAGATCAGATTGCTGTTGACTCGGTCCTCTTTGGGTCGGGGGTGGAGTTATTTGAACGTGCTGTGGCGCCGCGCACTCCGTCCGCGCCTACCCCGATTCGCAACGCTCTCTTAGTCGGTATCCTCGGCGCCCTGGGTGCTGGGACCTTTGCGTGGTGGCGCGCAGATGAGAGGGCGACCGCTGACGATCGGAACGATCCGTCCCGGATGCTGAAGGCCCCATTGTTAGGCACTGTGCCGAGCTTCGACGAACTCGGCCTCGAGGGGTCAGTCCCCACGGTGGAAGCACCGAAGTCGCCCGCTGGTGAGGCCTACCAGTTCCTCGTGGGCGCGCTCGCGTTCGCCTTGGCTGAGAGTGGTGGGCGTTCCGTGGTCTTGACCTCGGCGTCGCCCGTGGATGGCAAGACCGTGACGTGCTTGAACCTTGCCGTAGCAGCCGCTCAAGATGGCCGTGCCGTGGTTCTCGTCGATGCTGACACTCGCGTGAGGGGTCTGACCCGAAGACTCGCGGCCAAGGACACCGGTGGTTTGCCCGCCCTGGCAGATTCGAGAAACGACCTCGCGGACATCGTGGTGCCCCTGACCGCCGACGAGGGGAAGCACGTCCCCTTCATCCCGGCGAAGTCACTGGGCGATGATACGGCTGCGTTCTTCCGCACGCCGGGATTCCGACAGGCTATCAGCCGCCTCAAGGACGTTGCCGACCTGATCATCGTGGACAGTCCGCCCTTGCTGCTGGCCTCTGACGCGTCGGCAATCGCAACGAACGTGGACGGCATCGTCGTCGTCGTGGCGCGAGGCACTAGCTTGAAACTGCTGGCCGAGATGCGCGAGCGGCTCGACAGGATTGGAACTCCCGTCTTGGGCTATATCTACACCAAGGCCAAGCTCGACGGTGGTGGATATGGAGACTATGCCTATCGGTACGGGTACAGCTACGCGTACGGGTACGGAGAGACGCCGGCCGATCGCCGTGGGTCGAAGGCTTCCAAGGGGCGTCGGCGCAACCGCGGCAGTGCCGCTGAGACTGCAATGAGCGAGTAG
- a CDS encoding peptidoglycan-binding protein, protein MHRDFPLVGAVVLLIALPAVLLNVPHASAAPDRNAVLDLAFPVAGSVTFDDTYTANRDGGDRRHQATDVFGVKGQPVHAVVSGEICFAPGINEPMPGYGYMLRICRDGVTYSYIHLNNDTPGTDDGQGGHERAYAPGIRVGVQVTRGQLIGWLGDSGNAEDTPPHLHFSIFDTAFEDPELERAPWRQHYRNPYPSLVAAVARGEVPGQGGSGAMRLGHRGEAVQAWQEALNRAVDAGLGADGVFGPATDAATRAFQEARGLEVDGIVGPATLAAMESVGVPVSAAGGDPQQVSDGTFPGRLLRLTDPMTRGEDVREWQARMRERGWRGADGAPLDVDGIFGPDSDRAARLFQEERGLTADGIVGPATWAAAFD, encoded by the coding sequence GTGCATCGAGACTTCCCCCTCGTCGGTGCCGTTGTTCTGCTGATCGCTCTGCCTGCCGTTCTGCTGAACGTCCCGCACGCGTCAGCTGCACCGGACCGCAACGCTGTCCTGGACCTGGCCTTCCCAGTGGCTGGGTCCGTCACCTTCGACGACACCTACACCGCCAACCGTGACGGTGGTGATCGGCGTCATCAGGCCACAGACGTCTTCGGCGTGAAGGGCCAACCGGTCCACGCCGTGGTGTCGGGCGAGATCTGCTTCGCACCGGGCATCAACGAGCCGATGCCCGGCTACGGCTACATGCTGCGGATCTGCCGAGATGGGGTCACGTACTCCTACATCCATCTCAACAACGACACGCCCGGGACCGACGACGGTCAGGGCGGCCACGAACGTGCCTACGCGCCGGGAATCCGTGTCGGCGTACAGGTCACCCGAGGTCAGCTGATCGGCTGGCTGGGGGACTCGGGCAACGCCGAGGACACCCCGCCGCACCTGCACTTCTCCATCTTCGACACCGCGTTCGAGGACCCCGAGCTGGAACGGGCGCCGTGGCGCCAGCACTACCGCAACCCCTATCCCAGCCTGGTCGCCGCCGTGGCTCGCGGGGAGGTGCCGGGTCAGGGAGGCTCGGGTGCCATGCGGCTTGGGCATCGTGGTGAGGCGGTGCAGGCCTGGCAGGAAGCGCTGAACCGTGCCGTCGACGCGGGCCTCGGGGCCGACGGTGTCTTCGGCCCGGCGACCGATGCGGCGACCCGGGCGTTCCAGGAGGCGCGAGGGCTGGAGGTCGACGGCATCGTCGGCCCGGCCACCCTCGCGGCGATGGAGTCGGTGGGTGTCCCCGTGTCGGCGGCGGGAGGCGACCCGCAGCAGGTGTCGGACGGGACGTTCCCCGGCCGGCTGCTGCGCCTGACCGACCCGATGACCCGCGGCGAGGACGTCCGCGAGTGGCAGGCCCGCATGCGGGAACGCGGCTGGCGTGGCGCCGACGGTGCCCCGCTGGACGTCGACGGCATCTTCGGCCCGGACTCCGACCGGGCAGCCCGGCTGTTCCAGGAGGAGCGGGGCCTGACCGCCGACGGCATCGTCGGCCCGGCGACGTGGGCCGCCGCGTTCGACTGA
- a CDS encoding polysaccharide biosynthesis protein: MTKNTTAPMARRAARRAVDIALLALALVVAYWIRFDWDIPDRSFTQLAQVLVFVVGLEYLLMVRLRVVEGSWRYVTIGDLGLLVRALYIASATLAVLRLLGPSLDLPGLPGELTSIPLGVTAINFFTSLVAVGGARAVRRSLSESAEIRRATGDSVTRTILIGAGEAGVAVARQLRLRPDLGLDPVGFVDDDPNKQGQRIHNLDVLGGIADLPELIQAHETEQLLICIQTPPADLVRHLGEMAATAGIEVRKVAGLAQVVAGSMELRPRAIELEDLLHRDPVATDLAGLDRLVAGRVVMVTGAGGSIGSELCRQLAARRPAKLVMVEQAENALYQIEMELRPDAGTTELVCAIADVVDRQRIREVISTHRPSLVVHAAAHKHVPMMEANPVEAFKNNVVGTRTLVDACADGGVDRFVLISTDKAVNPTSVMGATKRAAERYVVAKAAEIGRPYSAVRFGNVLGSSGSVVPLFRKQIDQGGPITVTHPEVRRYFMTIPEAVQLVLQTAVMGTSGDIFVLDMGEQIKITQMAEDLIRLSGLRVGQDIDIEYVGLRPGEKLYEELGLTSERALSTEHPKIYRWQTAGEVPVAELAAQLDAVPFDAPLMLRYLRRLVPEFETPSEARPDLILSDISQTVDVTT; this comes from the coding sequence ATGACGAAGAACACGACAGCACCGATGGCACGGCGGGCGGCACGACGAGCGGTTGACATAGCGCTGTTGGCGTTGGCGCTCGTGGTGGCGTACTGGATCAGGTTCGACTGGGACATCCCGGACCGGTCCTTCACCCAGCTCGCGCAGGTCCTCGTGTTCGTCGTCGGCCTGGAGTACCTGCTCATGGTCCGCCTGCGCGTCGTGGAGGGCAGCTGGCGCTACGTCACCATCGGCGACCTCGGCCTGCTGGTCCGGGCCCTCTACATCGCCTCGGCCACCCTGGCCGTCCTGCGCCTGCTGGGCCCGTCGCTCGACCTGCCGGGACTGCCAGGCGAGCTGACGTCCATCCCCTTGGGCGTCACGGCGATCAACTTCTTCACCTCCCTCGTGGCGGTGGGTGGGGCACGGGCCGTCCGTCGGTCGCTGTCGGAGTCTGCCGAGATCCGACGGGCCACCGGCGACTCGGTCACCCGGACGATCCTGATCGGGGCCGGCGAGGCTGGTGTGGCGGTCGCTCGCCAGCTGCGCCTCCGGCCAGACCTCGGCCTGGACCCCGTCGGCTTCGTCGACGACGACCCCAACAAGCAGGGGCAGCGGATCCACAACCTCGACGTGCTCGGGGGCATCGCGGACCTGCCGGAGCTGATCCAGGCCCACGAGACCGAGCAGCTACTGATCTGCATCCAGACCCCGCCCGCCGACCTGGTGCGGCATCTGGGGGAGATGGCGGCCACCGCCGGCATCGAGGTCCGGAAGGTCGCCGGCCTCGCCCAAGTCGTCGCCGGCAGCATGGAGCTGCGCCCCCGCGCCATCGAGCTCGAGGATCTGCTGCACCGCGATCCCGTCGCGACGGACCTTGCCGGCCTCGACCGGCTGGTCGCCGGCCGTGTCGTCATGGTCACCGGCGCCGGCGGCAGCATCGGATCGGAGCTCTGCCGACAGCTTGCCGCACGCCGACCCGCCAAGCTGGTCATGGTCGAGCAGGCCGAGAACGCCCTGTACCAGATCGAGATGGAGCTGCGCCCCGACGCGGGCACGACCGAGCTGGTCTGCGCCATCGCCGACGTCGTCGACCGGCAGCGCATCCGGGAGGTCATCTCGACCCACCGGCCGTCCCTGGTCGTGCACGCCGCCGCGCACAAGCACGTCCCGATGATGGAGGCCAACCCGGTCGAGGCGTTCAAGAACAACGTCGTCGGCACCAGGACTTTGGTCGACGCCTGCGCCGACGGGGGAGTGGACCGGTTCGTCCTGATCTCCACCGACAAGGCCGTCAACCCCACCTCGGTCATGGGTGCCACCAAGCGCGCCGCCGAGCGCTACGTGGTGGCGAAGGCCGCCGAGATCGGCCGTCCCTACTCCGCGGTCCGGTTCGGCAACGTCCTGGGGTCATCGGGCAGCGTCGTCCCCCTGTTCCGCAAGCAGATCGACCAGGGTGGCCCGATCACGGTCACCCACCCCGAGGTCCGTCGCTACTTCATGACCATTCCGGAGGCCGTCCAGCTCGTCCTGCAGACGGCGGTCATGGGGACCAGCGGCGACATCTTCGTCCTCGACATGGGCGAGCAGATCAAGATCACCCAGATGGCCGAGGACCTGATCCGGCTGTCGGGCCTGCGGGTCGGCCAGGACATCGACATCGAGTACGTCGGCCTGCGCCCGGGGGAGAAGCTCTACGAGGAGCTCGGGCTGACCTCCGAACGCGCCCTGTCCACCGAGCACCCCAAGATCTACCGCTGGCAGACCGCCGGGGAGGTCCCGGTCGCCGAGCTGGCCGCCCAGCTCGACGCCGTGCCCTTCGACGCCCCGCTGATGCTGCGCTACCTGCGCCGGCTGGTGCCTGAGTTCGAGACGCCGTCGGAGGCCCGCCCGGACCTGATCCTCTCCGACATCAGCCAGACGGTGGACGTCACCACCTGA
- a CDS encoding DUF4012 domain-containing protein has product MTTMSRTPRRRRHLLGAVAAVGLVVSGLAALGIFAVRDARAAETALTRARTAIQDASGAVSAGDLDAALSRVASARADAEMASGLLTRQPLSVMQVMPFVGSTARKAVALADTAARSARTGEALLQAALDSGAGLTTLALDLDSSGWLDQLASLQSPLADALAEFRDIRDAFGQAPEQTRVARIDQAGDQLLAELEQIIGTIEAGVDLAGVLPILFGQDGTQRYFVGAQNPAEQRPLGGIMGAYGFLTAINGRASLSQFISVGTLPGDLLDADTAPSEEFLNRYGTAYLGRGSWSNVNSSPHFPSVANVIEAFAPEAVGQGIDGVIVVDPFAIQTFLRVTGPVETEIGTLRADTVIEQVIRDAPEQFDSQGERRAAVGIAAETVLEAFLTSDAAPRARFDALAEVVGDGHLLMHHANPDVQESLGRLGVAGELLPPEPGNFAAIAFNTSESHVDYFTHQELDLELFLNPDGSATGTMAITIVNDAPTGGVPSYFIGPNVDGDNRFRVGDAVSLISLYCGPCNYTGVRSPDALELGRWYDNELGHRIANTVERAPAGDQVTVVHDFELVNLWDASGAEGSVSPTLWYQPTINPTSYSLTVHAPLGWALEAEDGVRTASTTIDGVLSRTASFDLRLVRSS; this is encoded by the coding sequence ATGACCACTATGTCGAGAACTCCCCGGCGTCGACGACACCTGCTAGGGGCGGTCGCCGCAGTCGGCCTGGTCGTCTCCGGGCTTGCTGCCTTGGGCATCTTCGCGGTGCGCGATGCCCGAGCTGCCGAAACCGCATTGACCCGGGCGCGAACGGCCATCCAGGATGCCAGCGGCGCCGTCTCTGCAGGCGATCTGGACGCGGCCTTGAGCCGCGTTGCCAGCGCTCGCGCCGATGCGGAGATGGCCAGCGGTCTCCTCACTCGACAACCGCTCAGCGTGATGCAGGTCATGCCCTTCGTGGGTTCCACCGCGCGCAAAGCAGTGGCATTGGCGGATACTGCAGCCCGAAGTGCACGCACCGGGGAAGCCCTTCTACAGGCCGCCTTGGACAGCGGGGCTGGTCTGACCACGTTAGCGCTCGACCTTGATTCTTCCGGGTGGCTGGATCAGCTTGCATCGCTGCAGAGCCCGCTCGCGGATGCCCTTGCCGAGTTCCGGGACATCCGCGATGCGTTCGGGCAGGCACCGGAGCAGACGCGCGTTGCTCGGATCGATCAAGCTGGCGATCAACTGCTGGCAGAACTCGAGCAGATCATCGGGACCATCGAGGCCGGCGTCGATCTGGCTGGCGTCCTGCCCATCCTGTTCGGACAAGACGGCACGCAGCGCTACTTCGTGGGCGCCCAGAACCCGGCCGAGCAGCGTCCCCTCGGAGGAATCATGGGTGCCTACGGGTTCCTGACCGCGATCAACGGACGAGCAAGCCTGTCACAGTTCATCAGCGTTGGAACCCTCCCAGGGGATCTCCTCGACGCCGACACCGCGCCATCCGAGGAGTTCCTCAATCGGTACGGCACCGCGTACCTTGGACGAGGCAGCTGGTCCAACGTCAACAGCTCTCCGCATTTCCCCTCTGTCGCGAACGTGATCGAGGCCTTCGCCCCAGAGGCCGTCGGGCAGGGCATCGACGGTGTGATCGTGGTTGACCCGTTTGCGATTCAGACGTTCCTGCGGGTCACAGGCCCGGTAGAGACCGAGATTGGCACCCTCCGAGCCGACACTGTCATCGAACAGGTCATACGAGACGCCCCAGAGCAGTTCGACAGCCAAGGGGAACGTCGGGCAGCGGTTGGGATCGCGGCGGAAACCGTCCTCGAGGCCTTCTTGACCAGCGATGCTGCCCCTCGCGCTCGGTTCGACGCCCTTGCAGAGGTCGTCGGTGACGGTCACCTCCTGATGCATCACGCCAACCCCGACGTGCAGGAGTCCCTCGGCCGCCTCGGGGTTGCCGGGGAGCTCCTGCCGCCGGAACCGGGGAACTTCGCGGCCATCGCCTTCAACACCTCCGAGTCGCACGTGGACTACTTCACGCATCAGGAACTCGACCTGGAGTTGTTCCTGAACCCCGACGGGTCAGCGACCGGGACGATGGCTATCACGATCGTCAACGATGCCCCGACCGGCGGCGTTCCGTCCTACTTCATCGGCCCGAACGTCGACGGCGACAACCGGTTCCGGGTAGGCGACGCTGTGTCGCTGATCTCGCTGTACTGCGGCCCCTGCAACTACACCGGGGTCAGGTCTCCGGACGCGCTCGAGCTCGGGCGTTGGTACGACAACGAGCTCGGCCACCGGATCGCCAACACCGTCGAGCGAGCACCCGCAGGCGATCAGGTCACCGTGGTCCACGACTTCGAGCTGGTCAATCTCTGGGACGCAAGTGGCGCGGAGGGCAGCGTCAGCCCAACCCTGTGGTACCAGCCGACGATCAACCCCACGAGCTACAGCCTGACCGTCCATGCGCCTCTCGGCTGGGCGCTCGAGGCCGAGGACGGTGTGCGCACGGCGTCAACAACCATCGACGGGGTGTTGTCACGCACGGCGTCCTTCGATCTACGTCTGGTGCGGTCCAGCTGA